The following are encoded together in the Capsulimonas corticalis genome:
- the rpe gene encoding ribulose-phosphate 3-epimerase, translating into MSIKIAPSILSADFGAFADAVVELSEAKADYIHIDVMDGHFVPVITFGSQLVSAIRPVTSTPFDVHLMIENAERFIPDFVKAGSNMVTVHPESTVHLHRLVHQIKDLGARPSVALNPSTPITAIEWVLSDIDRVLVMTVNPGFGGQAFIPEMLQKIRSLAECRAANGLRFEIAVDGGVNADTAPLVARAGADVLIAGSAVFHHPEGVGAAMDELRKGAAAVRA; encoded by the coding sequence ATGAGCATCAAAATCGCTCCGTCAATACTTTCCGCGGACTTCGGCGCATTCGCGGACGCCGTCGTGGAGCTCTCGGAGGCTAAGGCCGATTATATCCATATCGATGTGATGGATGGGCACTTTGTCCCCGTGATCACCTTCGGCTCGCAGCTCGTGTCCGCCATTCGCCCGGTGACCTCCACGCCGTTCGACGTGCACCTTATGATTGAAAACGCGGAGCGTTTTATCCCGGACTTCGTCAAGGCGGGAAGCAACATGGTGACGGTGCATCCCGAATCGACCGTGCATCTGCACCGCCTGGTCCATCAGATCAAAGATCTGGGGGCGCGGCCCAGCGTGGCCCTGAACCCGTCAACGCCGATCACCGCCATCGAATGGGTCCTGAGCGATATCGATCGTGTTCTCGTGATGACGGTCAATCCCGGCTTCGGCGGCCAGGCGTTTATTCCCGAAATGCTGCAAAAGATCCGTTCCCTGGCCGAATGCCGCGCCGCGAACGGTCTGCGTTTTGAAATCGCGGTAGACGGCGGCGTGAACGCCGACACCGCGCCGCTGGTGGCGCGCGCCGGGGCGGATGTCCTGATCGCCGGGAGCGCCGTGTTCCACCATCCTGAAGGGGTGGGGGCCGCGATGGATGAGCTGCGCAAGGGCGCGGCGGCGGTCCGCGCGTGA
- the ribD gene encoding bifunctional diaminohydroxyphosphoribosylaminopyrimidine deaminase/5-amino-6-(5-phosphoribosylamino)uracil reductase RibD yields MTAFRSPLSLHPYSDPHERIMARALRLASRGRHASPNPMVGCVLISPDGAVVGAGFHPRAGEPHAEVWALRSAAPGAARGATAYVTLEPCSHCGRTPPCSLALVEAGVSSVVIAMLDPDTRVSGRGVEILRNAGIDVTLGVLEREARELSAAYIKHRTTGLPWFVLKTAASLDGKIATRSGDSQWITSPPARRAVHRQLRDRCDAIVTGLGTVIADDPSLTTRLGARSGRNPWRIVVDSRGRTPLESRVVRQASVDGRTMIATTEQCPSEHRELFERAGCHILICSQDVEGRVSLPDLAARLGTRGDMIGVLIETGGQLAASALNSGIVDRWTAFLAPKVIGGDAAPGPIGGLGAAQMSDAQKLSTWKLRRCGPDIVIDARIW; encoded by the coding sequence GTGACGGCTTTCCGTTCGCCGCTTTCATTGCATCCTTACTCCGATCCTCACGAGCGCATCATGGCCCGTGCGCTCAGGCTAGCGTCTCGCGGCCGCCACGCCAGTCCCAACCCGATGGTGGGGTGTGTCTTGATTTCTCCGGACGGCGCCGTTGTCGGCGCCGGCTTCCATCCGCGCGCCGGCGAGCCGCATGCGGAGGTGTGGGCGCTGCGCAGCGCGGCGCCTGGAGCGGCGCGCGGCGCCACGGCGTACGTCACCTTAGAACCCTGTTCACACTGTGGGCGCACGCCGCCGTGCTCGCTGGCGCTGGTGGAGGCCGGCGTCTCCTCGGTCGTCATCGCCATGCTTGATCCCGACACCCGAGTTTCCGGGCGGGGCGTCGAAATCCTGCGGAATGCCGGGATCGATGTCACCCTCGGCGTTCTGGAGCGGGAAGCGCGGGAACTCAGCGCGGCGTACATCAAACACCGGACGACAGGGCTGCCCTGGTTCGTTCTCAAAACGGCGGCGAGCCTGGATGGAAAGATCGCCACCCGGAGCGGAGATTCCCAATGGATCACCTCGCCGCCGGCCCGCCGCGCCGTTCACCGGCAGCTTCGCGACCGATGTGACGCGATTGTGACAGGTTTGGGTACAGTGATAGCAGACGACCCTTCTCTGACCACGCGCCTTGGCGCTCGCTCGGGCCGCAATCCGTGGCGCATCGTGGTGGACAGCAGGGGACGGACGCCTCTCGAATCGCGTGTCGTCCGGCAGGCGAGCGTGGACGGGCGTACGATGATTGCGACGACCGAACAATGCCCCTCGGAGCACCGGGAACTATTTGAGCGAGCAGGCTGTCATATATTAATATGCTCGCAAGATGTGGAGGGCCGGGTCTCCCTGCCGGACCTCGCGGCGCGGCTGGGAACTCGCGGGGACATGATTGGTGTTCTTATAGAGACGGGCGGTCAACTGGCCGCTTCGGCTTTGAACTCAGGAATTGTCGATCGCTGGACAGCGTTTCTCGCTCCGAAGGTGATCGGAGGGGACGCGGCGCCGGGACCGATCGGGGGATTGGGCGCGGCCCAAATGAGCGACGCGCAAAAATTATCGACGTGGAAACTCAGGCGATGCGGCCCAGACATAGTGATTGACGCTAGGATTTGGTAA
- a CDS encoding riboflavin synthase yields MFTGIIEEVGKVAAIERGANSARFTIEAHDVLKDVRLGDSITVNGACLTVVAHTPTTLDFDVVYETMQRTAFGDLAIDDQVNMERSLAANGRFDGHIVQGHVDGTGTIASIREVDNSYYVYIKPLPSLMRYIVRKGSIAVDGISLTVADVDDKMFSVAIIPFTMEHTNFGARRAGDVVNLETDIIGKYVERLVGGDYARADNGLRLAENPREDRSLMSTTATYQE; encoded by the coding sequence ATGTTCACAGGAATTATTGAAGAAGTCGGAAAGGTGGCGGCGATCGAGCGCGGGGCGAACTCGGCGCGATTTACGATCGAAGCCCATGACGTCTTGAAAGATGTCCGCCTCGGCGACAGCATCACCGTGAACGGCGCCTGTCTGACCGTCGTGGCGCATACGCCGACGACACTGGACTTTGACGTGGTTTATGAGACGATGCAGCGGACGGCGTTTGGCGATCTCGCCATCGACGATCAGGTCAACATGGAGCGAAGCCTCGCCGCGAACGGCCGCTTCGACGGTCATATCGTGCAGGGACATGTGGACGGCACCGGGACGATCGCCAGCATTCGTGAAGTCGACAACTCCTATTATGTCTACATCAAGCCGCTTCCGAGCCTGATGCGCTATATCGTCCGTAAAGGCAGCATCGCGGTGGACGGCATCTCGCTGACCGTCGCGGATGTCGACGACAAGATGTTCTCCGTCGCGATCATTCCCTTCACGATGGAGCATACGAACTTCGGCGCGCGCCGCGCCGGCGATGTCGTCAACCTGGAAACGGACATCATCGGGAAGTATGTCGAGCGCCTCGTCGGCGGTGATTACGCCCGGGCGGACAACGGCCTCCGCCTCGCGGAGAATCCACGGGAAGATCGCTCATTGATGAGCACGACCGCGACCTATCAAGAATAA
- a CDS encoding bifunctional 3,4-dihydroxy-2-butanone-4-phosphate synthase/GTP cyclohydrolase II, producing MEHDIKFDTVEDALTDLRAGKMIVLVDDEDRENEGDFVMAAEFVTPEAITLMTRRASGIITVPMTAERLRELQLDLMVRENSESMSTAFTVTVDIRDGATTGSSAADRALTIRKLADPTARSQDFNRPGHVNPLMARKGGVLKRAGHTEAAVDMMRLAGLQPVGVICEIMGDDGDMARVPELRELAKQYDLKFITIADLIKYRRRTEKLIHKVAQAHLPTKYGEFEIHGYETDIEPTPYVVLTMGDISDGKDILVRIHSSCLTGDLLGSLKCDCGDQLHLALKKISEAGRGVLLYIEQEGRGIGIVNKIRAYALQDEGADTVEANVRLGFKPDLRDYGIGAQVLVDLGIKRILLLTNNPTKLAGLEGYDLEIVERIPLIAEANEASRRYMDTKRTKMGHLLDDPDGMDHIGS from the coding sequence ATGGAACACGATATCAAGTTCGACACGGTCGAAGATGCGCTGACGGATCTTCGGGCCGGTAAGATGATTGTTCTGGTGGACGACGAAGACCGGGAAAACGAAGGCGATTTTGTGATGGCGGCGGAGTTTGTGACTCCCGAAGCGATCACCCTGATGACCCGCCGCGCCAGCGGCATTATCACCGTTCCCATGACGGCGGAGCGCCTGCGCGAACTTCAGCTGGACCTCATGGTCCGTGAAAACAGCGAAAGCATGAGCACGGCCTTCACGGTCACGGTGGATATTCGTGACGGCGCCACCACGGGGAGCAGCGCGGCCGACCGCGCGCTCACGATCCGCAAGCTGGCCGATCCCACCGCAAGATCTCAGGATTTCAACCGCCCCGGCCATGTCAATCCGTTGATGGCCCGCAAGGGCGGCGTTCTCAAGCGAGCCGGTCACACCGAAGCCGCCGTCGATATGATGCGTCTCGCGGGTCTCCAGCCCGTCGGCGTGATCTGCGAGATCATGGGCGATGACGGCGATATGGCGCGCGTCCCGGAGTTGCGCGAGCTCGCCAAGCAGTACGACCTCAAATTTATCACCATCGCCGACCTTATCAAATATCGACGACGCACCGAAAAGCTGATCCATAAGGTCGCTCAGGCGCACCTACCCACCAAGTACGGCGAGTTCGAGATCCATGGCTACGAAACCGATATCGAGCCGACGCCGTATGTGGTTCTGACCATGGGCGATATCTCCGACGGCAAGGATATCCTCGTGCGTATCCACTCGTCGTGTCTCACCGGCGACCTGCTCGGCTCTTTGAAGTGCGACTGCGGCGACCAGCTGCACCTCGCCCTGAAAAAGATCTCGGAAGCGGGGCGCGGCGTCCTTCTGTATATCGAACAGGAAGGGCGGGGGATCGGCATCGTCAACAAGATCCGAGCGTATGCGCTTCAGGACGAAGGCGCGGACACCGTCGAGGCGAATGTGCGCCTTGGCTTTAAGCCCGACCTGCGCGACTATGGCATTGGCGCTCAGGTCCTGGTGGATCTGGGGATCAAGCGTATCCTGCTCTTGACCAACAATCCGACGAAGCTCGCCGGTCTCGAAGGCTACGATCTAGAGATCGTCGAACGCATTCCGCTGATCGCCGAGGCGAACGAAGCCAGCCGCCGCTACATGGACACGAAGCGCACGAAGATGGGCCATCTCCTCGACGACCCCGACGGTATGGACCACATCGGATCTTAA
- the ribH gene encoding 6,7-dimethyl-8-ribityllumazine synthase, producing the protein MKTYSGDLIGTNLHFAIVLSRFNNFIGDRLLEGALDTLHRHGVAEDSVELARVPGAFEIPVVAQELAKTGKYDAVICLGAVIRGATAHFDYVAGPLASSLASIGVTTGVPILFGVLTTDTIEQAVERAGTKAGNKGADVALAAIETANVLKLIRG; encoded by the coding sequence ATGAAAACATACAGCGGCGACTTGATCGGGACGAACCTTCACTTCGCTATCGTACTGAGCCGGTTCAACAACTTCATCGGCGACCGCCTTTTGGAAGGCGCGCTCGATACCCTGCACCGCCACGGCGTGGCGGAAGACAGCGTCGAACTCGCCCGCGTTCCGGGCGCATTCGAAATTCCTGTCGTTGCGCAGGAGCTGGCGAAAACGGGGAAATACGATGCGGTGATCTGTCTTGGCGCCGTCATTCGCGGCGCGACCGCCCACTTCGACTATGTCGCGGGGCCGCTCGCGTCCAGTTTGGCGTCAATTGGAGTGACAACAGGCGTTCCGATCCTTTTCGGAGTGCTGACGACCGATACGATTGAACAGGCTGTGGAGCGCGCCGGGACAAAAGCGGGCAACAAGGGAGCGGATGTCGCTCTCGCCGCGATTGAAACGGCCAACGTACTCAAACTCATCCGCGGTTAG
- a CDS encoding S1C family serine protease → MKKTLSYLSVFGIGVIVCGVGLKAVSGVNTGPFFTNDSGNKQAVLASLNTTPSPIKHFTGDSVVADAAAKLEPAVVTVHTIGRAVQQSNNPFSADPMFRQFFGDQGGQSDQAPAEAPRGAGSGVIISPDGYILTNNHVVQDTTQVTVNVGDKGYTAKVVGSDSLTDIAVVKIDPKGVKLPTADLGDSDSMRIGDWAIAIGNPLNIGTTVTLGIVSAVNRKGLSAEGHSLNSVIQTDAAINPGNSGGALANINGQVIGINEAIYSPTGSYVGIGFAIPINAAKKIAYQLIKDGKIVRPYLGVSYAPLKEFPAQARQQMGITVDGDDGVIVQQVRRGSPAAAAGLQTYDVILQANRQKINDTDSLNNIIQGLKVGDTLALLISRDGQTQIVTVTLKERPQDYGQRPTTQQVVPAPVPDQQSPF, encoded by the coding sequence ATGAAGAAAACTTTATCCTATCTGTCCGTCTTTGGAATCGGGGTCATCGTCTGCGGAGTGGGCCTGAAGGCTGTCTCCGGAGTCAATACCGGTCCTTTTTTTACCAATGATTCCGGCAACAAGCAAGCCGTCCTGGCGTCGCTCAATACAACGCCGTCGCCGATCAAGCACTTCACTGGCGACAGCGTCGTTGCGGACGCCGCCGCGAAGCTGGAGCCGGCGGTCGTCACGGTGCACACCATCGGCCGCGCCGTCCAGCAATCGAACAATCCCTTCAGCGCCGACCCGATGTTCCGCCAGTTCTTCGGCGATCAGGGCGGCCAGAGCGATCAGGCTCCCGCCGAAGCGCCGCGCGGCGCCGGTTCGGGCGTGATCATTAGCCCGGACGGTTATATTCTCACCAACAACCACGTCGTTCAGGACACCACGCAGGTCACGGTCAATGTCGGCGACAAGGGATATACCGCGAAGGTTGTCGGCAGCGACTCCCTGACCGACATCGCGGTCGTGAAGATCGACCCCAAGGGCGTCAAGCTTCCCACCGCCGACCTCGGCGACTCCGACTCGATGCGCATCGGCGACTGGGCGATCGCCATCGGCAACCCGCTGAACATCGGCACCACGGTGACGCTGGGCATTGTCTCCGCCGTCAACCGCAAGGGGCTGAGCGCGGAAGGCCATTCGCTGAACTCCGTGATCCAGACCGACGCCGCGATCAACCCCGGAAACTCGGGCGGCGCGCTGGCGAACATCAATGGCCAGGTCATCGGCATCAATGAGGCGATCTACTCGCCGACCGGTTCATATGTCGGCATCGGCTTCGCCATTCCGATCAACGCGGCGAAGAAGATCGCTTACCAGCTGATCAAAGACGGCAAGATCGTCCGGCCGTACCTGGGCGTCTCCTACGCGCCTTTGAAAGAGTTCCCCGCGCAGGCTCGCCAGCAGATGGGCATCACTGTGGACGGCGATGACGGCGTCATCGTCCAGCAGGTCCGCCGCGGATCCCCGGCGGCCGCCGCCGGCCTCCAGACCTACGACGTTATTCTTCAGGCGAACCGCCAGAAGATCAACGACACGGACTCGCTCAACAACATCATCCAGGGCCTGAAGGTCGGCGACACGCTCGCTCTCCTGATCTCCCGCGACGGTCAGACGCAGATCGTCACCGTCACGCTCAAGGAGCGCCCGCAGGATTACGGCCAGCGCCCCACGACGCAGCAGGTCGTTCCGGCGCCCGTTCCGGATCAGCAAAGCCCGTTCTAA
- a CDS encoding GAF domain-containing protein — MCDIAELMHHLCRRAVEIDNAQTLLEELSEALLSATGADRAFIAVANTDTGELQIVATSGEGWTDEIRARRLKIVDTAKIRADGSPRNGITSHVAASGKPYLTGNVDDDPYYFAFFDDVCSEIAAPILDGNGHTRGVINLQSFQINHFTPQHLLIAQSVSDLAAMRLMMDGYRARETALVEIGKDLSAIADATQLTQRVVDVAAEVLRFEDCSLFVLDKDKSQLVLQASRGGLADRIGEATYPLGEGLTGWVGKHGEAIRTAKPQEDPRWQGRFQEFPSQDIGAFLAVPIYGRHGVLGVLRVLRRKSVAPWFRREFTDDDETVLMTIASQLGAAIENGRILDRLVNTERMAAWGEMSAKAAHMIGNRTFAIKGDLNELEYRLSESEDRREEFRALAEGIRRGIFRLEEILQEFRDFVRATQIALTECDLNEIIRQCVEESFPKRSRVQLEMILAEKLPTVMADAPRLKRAFSELIENSVSFQPDGGRLIVRTSLADHPDALQAARLPRARQYVQIEFRDTGPGVPDEIKPHIFRPFYTSRARGMGLGLSIVKGILEAHRGNIVEVGEAGDGADFLAFLPAKTD; from the coding sequence ATGTGCGATATTGCAGAACTTATGCATCATCTGTGCCGCCGCGCGGTGGAGATCGACAATGCCCAGACGCTGTTGGAAGAGCTTAGCGAAGCCTTGCTGAGCGCTACCGGCGCCGACCGCGCGTTCATCGCCGTCGCCAATACGGATACGGGGGAGTTGCAGATCGTCGCGACATCCGGTGAAGGCTGGACGGACGAGATCCGCGCGCGCCGCCTGAAGATCGTGGATACGGCAAAGATCCGAGCGGACGGGAGCCCGCGCAATGGGATTACCTCTCACGTCGCGGCCTCCGGGAAACCCTATCTGACGGGGAATGTGGACGACGATCCTTATTACTTCGCCTTCTTCGACGATGTTTGCAGCGAGATCGCCGCGCCGATTCTGGATGGCAACGGCCACACGCGCGGCGTCATCAATCTCCAAAGCTTTCAAATCAACCACTTTACTCCCCAGCATCTGCTGATCGCGCAATCCGTCAGTGACCTCGCCGCCATGCGCCTGATGATGGATGGGTACCGGGCGCGGGAGACGGCGCTGGTCGAGATCGGCAAAGATCTGAGCGCGATCGCGGACGCGACGCAGCTCACGCAGCGCGTTGTGGACGTCGCCGCCGAAGTGCTGCGCTTCGAAGACTGCTCCCTGTTCGTTCTCGACAAGGATAAAAGCCAGTTGGTGCTGCAAGCTTCGCGCGGAGGTCTCGCGGACCGCATCGGCGAAGCCACCTATCCTCTGGGCGAGGGGCTGACCGGGTGGGTCGGCAAGCACGGCGAAGCGATCCGAACCGCGAAACCCCAGGAAGATCCGCGCTGGCAGGGGCGCTTCCAGGAATTCCCGTCCCAGGACATCGGGGCCTTTTTGGCCGTTCCTATCTACGGCCGCCATGGGGTGCTGGGCGTTCTTCGCGTTCTTCGCCGCAAGAGCGTCGCCCCCTGGTTCCGCCGCGAGTTCACTGATGATGACGAGACCGTGCTGATGACGATTGCGTCCCAGCTGGGGGCCGCCATCGAAAACGGCCGGATTTTAGACCGTCTGGTCAACACCGAGCGCATGGCCGCCTGGGGCGAGATGTCGGCCAAGGCCGCGCATATGATCGGCAATCGCACCTTCGCGATCAAGGGCGATTTGAACGAGCTTGAATACCGTCTCTCAGAATCGGAAGACCGCCGCGAGGAGTTCCGGGCGCTCGCCGAAGGCATTCGCCGAGGGATCTTCCGTCTCGAAGAGATCTTGCAGGAGTTCCGGGACTTCGTGCGCGCGACTCAAATCGCGCTGACCGAGTGCGACCTGAATGAGATCATCCGGCAGTGTGTCGAGGAAAGCTTCCCCAAGCGCAGCCGCGTGCAGCTGGAGATGATCCTCGCCGAAAAACTGCCGACCGTAATGGCCGACGCCCCGCGTCTCAAGCGCGCCTTCTCCGAGCTGATCGAGAACTCCGTCTCCTTCCAGCCGGACGGCGGACGTCTGATCGTCCGGACATCGCTCGCCGATCATCCCGACGCGCTCCAGGCCGCCCGGCTTCCGCGCGCCCGGCAATACGTCCAGATCGAATTCCGCGACACCGGCCCCGGCGTCCCGGACGAGATCAAACCCCACATCTTCCGCCCCTTCTACACATCCCGCGCGCGCGGAATGGGCCTGGGCCTTTCCATCGTCAAGGGCATCCTGGAAGCCCATCGCGGCAACATTGTCGAAGTCGGCGAAGCCGGCGACGGCGCGGATTTCCTCGCCTTTCTGCCCGCCAAGACGGATTAG
- a CDS encoding ribosomal protein L7/L12, whose amino-acid sequence MASAKIEMAFEGNPPFSPPPTFHTGQIVRGIIIVTPAANTHCRHLWVSLQWRTEGRGDCDTGVAEKLDCFQGSLIAGVLVQIPFQFTLPQSPWSYSGKYVSIVWEVTVDVDVPWKVNPHGALPFVLTSASRASSTPSPHSTRSQPTSSVNAQASFTIPSGEAAGVDMILQNVTGSENPVMQAIHQELPRLSLQEIQDLINAVPAALMENVEREIAEPIAARLTAAGAVIQILSHSRETL is encoded by the coding sequence ATGGCAAGCGCTAAGATCGAGATGGCGTTCGAAGGAAATCCGCCTTTCTCCCCGCCCCCGACATTCCACACAGGGCAGATTGTGCGCGGGATCATAATAGTCACCCCCGCCGCGAACACCCATTGCCGGCATTTGTGGGTGTCCCTGCAATGGCGCACGGAAGGACGCGGGGACTGCGACACGGGCGTCGCGGAAAAACTCGATTGCTTTCAAGGGAGCCTCATCGCTGGGGTTCTCGTTCAGATCCCGTTCCAGTTCACGCTGCCGCAGTCACCCTGGAGCTATTCGGGGAAGTATGTCAGCATTGTCTGGGAAGTCACCGTGGATGTCGATGTCCCCTGGAAGGTTAACCCACACGGAGCGCTCCCGTTCGTGCTGACAAGCGCATCAAGGGCTTCCAGCACCCCTTCTCCTCACTCAACACGCAGTCAACCGACGTCCTCCGTAAATGCACAGGCGTCATTCACCATACCGTCGGGTGAGGCGGCGGGAGTGGACATGATCCTTCAGAACGTGACGGGCAGTGAGAATCCGGTGATGCAGGCAATCCATCAGGAACTGCCGCGCCTCAGTCTCCAGGAAATCCAGGATTTGATCAACGCAGTTCCGGCGGCTTTGATGGAGAACGTAGAGCGCGAGATCGCGGAGCCAATCGCCGCGCGGCTGACAGCAGCGGGGGCAGTGATCCAAATCCTGTCCCACTCACGGGAAACGTTGTGA
- a CDS encoding PD40 domain-containing protein, with translation MKILTKQTRLVFRLTIAVGMIFLICVSALAQDLRHRLQTKFTQVQTGVRALVQAGDNPAGIFVVLKQIKPALDAGHPEKAEALLDQALAMIKQEQKKPSASKSSPLPISTRIEPSSDLYANPAPVTIAGYHGSAMEPFISPDGHYLFFNNQNDPGVNTDLRFAVRTGKTTFRYLGLLPGVNSPVLDAVASMDRAGHFYFTTPRSYARTQNLIYTGEFDGKAVKNVRPAPWDIRSNVPGAIDMDTSVSPDGRTLYISRAVIVSGLPAPKSSVIFIAQRIRGQFQEVPGSAQIMKNINVDGLNYAAAISSDGLELYFTRASQRMAGASAPGASMRIMTATRTSITAPFGEARVLRKITGFVEAPSISLDRKEMFYHKREGNKCVIYRASRS, from the coding sequence ATGAAAATCCTTACGAAGCAGACTCGTCTCGTATTCCGCCTCACGATCGCCGTCGGAATGATTTTCCTGATCTGCGTTTCGGCGCTGGCTCAGGATCTGCGTCATCGATTGCAGACAAAATTCACACAGGTCCAAACGGGCGTGCGCGCCCTGGTCCAGGCGGGAGACAATCCGGCCGGTATCTTTGTCGTGCTCAAGCAGATCAAGCCGGCGCTCGACGCCGGTCATCCCGAAAAGGCGGAGGCTCTGCTGGACCAGGCGCTGGCGATGATCAAGCAGGAACAAAAGAAGCCGAGCGCGTCAAAGAGTTCCCCACTGCCGATCTCGACGAGAATAGAACCATCCAGCGATCTCTACGCCAATCCCGCGCCCGTGACTATCGCGGGGTATCACGGCAGCGCGATGGAGCCGTTCATTTCCCCGGACGGACATTATCTTTTCTTCAACAACCAGAACGATCCGGGAGTGAACACCGATTTGCGCTTCGCCGTTCGCACGGGGAAGACGACGTTTCGGTATCTGGGTTTATTGCCGGGCGTCAATTCTCCCGTTCTGGACGCAGTCGCCAGCATGGACAGAGCGGGCCACTTTTACTTTACCACGCCCCGCTCTTACGCTCGAACGCAAAACTTGATCTATACCGGGGAGTTTGATGGGAAGGCAGTCAAAAATGTGCGTCCGGCGCCGTGGGATATCCGTTCCAATGTCCCGGGAGCGATCGATATGGACACGAGCGTCAGCCCGGACGGGCGAACGCTCTATATTTCCAGGGCGGTAATCGTATCCGGATTGCCGGCGCCGAAAAGTTCCGTCATCTTCATCGCACAGCGCATTCGCGGGCAGTTTCAAGAGGTTCCCGGCAGCGCACAGATCATGAAAAATATCAATGTGGACGGTCTCAATTACGCGGCGGCGATCTCTTCCGACGGGCTGGAGCTCTACTTCACGCGCGCAAGCCAGCGGATGGCCGGGGCCAGTGCTCCCGGAGCGAGCATGCGCATCATGACGGCGACGCGAACGTCCATAACGGCGCCCTTTGGCGAAGCGCGCGTCCTCAGAAAGATTACCGGATTTGTGGAAGCGCCGAGCATTTCACTGGACAGAAAAGAGATGTTCTATCACAAGCGGGAAGGCAACAAGTGTGTGATCTATCGCGCCAGCCGCAGCTAA
- a CDS encoding response regulator: MCRILIVDDEVEVREAVQRRLEREGYKVAVAPSEGEGIQRLNDAEKAFDIVITDMSMEDQESGIRILEGAVGRDVFTEVIVLTAYGNVANAVECMKRGAFDYVEKNMPGVDVYELLCLKVQQAVERRRSAVDTVRRLEAFTKTRGV; this comes from the coding sequence ATGTGCCGAATTTTGATTGTGGATGACGAAGTGGAAGTGCGCGAAGCCGTGCAGCGGCGATTGGAGCGGGAAGGCTACAAGGTGGCGGTCGCGCCCAGTGAGGGCGAAGGGATTCAGCGCCTGAACGACGCCGAGAAGGCGTTCGACATCGTAATCACGGACATGAGCATGGAGGATCAGGAATCGGGGATCCGGATCCTGGAGGGCGCCGTGGGGCGCGATGTGTTCACCGAAGTGATCGTACTGACGGCTTATGGCAATGTCGCCAACGCGGTTGAGTGTATGAAGCGCGGCGCCTTCGATTATGTCGAGAAGAACATGCCGGGTGTGGATGTGTACGAGCTGCTTTGCCTGAAGGTCCAGCAGGCCGTGGAGCGTCGCCGCTCGGCGGTGGACACCGTGCGGCGGCTGGAAGCGTTCACCAAGACCCGCGGCGTTTAG